The Neptunomonas concharum genomic interval CTCTTCTACGTCCAAATTCGATACAGTTATGACAGATTCTTAAATCTGTTGTTCCATAAATAATATTATCTGAGTGTAGCTATCGGTCCGTCTAATGTAAAATCAATGCGTTAATCCACTTTATATGAAGAAGGCAGGGCAAATGAAGGTGAGATCTCTTTGGTGTGTAGCGTTGGGCACCTTACTACTAATCGGGTGTGGTGAAGATCCTGAGAAAGCTGCTTTTCGCCAACAATTGATTGATAAAGCCCTTAATGATGAAACCCGCAAAGCAGGTGATGCTTATCTTACTGAGAACGCTACGCAAGAGGGTGTCATCACATTGCCGAGTGGTTTGCAATATAGAATCTTGGTAGAGGGTCAGGGTGAGCGCCCTACGATGAGAGACAGTGTTGAAGTTCACTATGAAGGAACGCGTGTGGATGGATATGTATTTGATAGCTCTTACCAGCGCAATAAATCTTCTGTTTTTCCTCTCAAGAGTGTCATTAAAGGGTGGCAAGAAGCACTTATTAAAATGCCGGTAGGAAGTACGTGGATGTTGTATCTACCAGCTAAGTTAGCATATGGGGCGACCAGCCCATCAGTAGATATCCCCGCTAATTCAACTCTGATCTTTAAAGTTGAGTTACTTAATGTCATGAATGAAGGTGAAAAAAATAATGGGTGAGCAAGAGCAGTTAAATCGATTGGTGGCGTTTTTGCATAAGT includes:
- a CDS encoding FKBP-type peptidyl-prolyl cis-trans isomerase codes for the protein MKVRSLWCVALGTLLLIGCGEDPEKAAFRQQLIDKALNDETRKAGDAYLTENATQEGVITLPSGLQYRILVEGQGERPTMRDSVEVHYEGTRVDGYVFDSSYQRNKSSVFPLKSVIKGWQEALIKMPVGSTWMLYLPAKLAYGATSPSVDIPANSTLIFKVELLNVMNEGEKNNG